One Sinorhizobium mexicanum genomic region harbors:
- a CDS encoding MarR family winged helix-turn-helix transcriptional regulator, translating into MKKTFEVSDKLFELYHRVHRLVNESMTEEGVSLARSKFLFFLSKLGPCRSTDIACALNFAPRTVTEAIDGLERDRLVMRKPDPEDRRAKIVSITETGRVVLEAAEHPRKQLIEEIFSALDDEQLDQLYDIVSKLVEKTDEIRKRKEEAEEAQVAVAR; encoded by the coding sequence ATGAAGAAGACATTCGAAGTTTCCGACAAGCTGTTCGAACTTTATCATCGCGTTCATCGATTGGTGAACGAGTCGATGACGGAGGAAGGCGTATCGCTTGCCCGAAGCAAGTTCCTGTTCTTTCTGAGCAAGCTCGGTCCTTGCCGATCCACGGATATCGCCTGCGCGCTTAATTTCGCGCCGCGGACCGTCACCGAGGCCATCGACGGACTGGAGCGCGACCGTCTGGTGATGCGGAAGCCTGATCCGGAGGACCGCCGCGCGAAGATCGTCTCGATCACCGAAACCGGGCGGGTCGTGCTCGAAGCGGCCGAACATCCGCGCAAACAGCTTATCGAGGAAATCTTCTCGGCGCTCGACGACGAGCAACTCGACCAGCTTTACGATATCGTCAGCAAGCTGGTGGAAAAGACCGACGAAATCCGCAAGCGCAAGGAAGAGGCCGAAGAGGCACAGGTCGCCGTCGCACGCTAG
- a CDS encoding metallophosphoesterase family protein has translation MPFRFVHTADLHLDSPLRSLALRNGELADLVRGATRGALASIVDLCIAESVDALLIAGDLYDGSQTSMNTALFLAGELRRLDATGIRTFVIRGNHDAQSQVTRELTLPPSVHVFQGRSKPMLAKTLASGRTVHIHGVSFANPHAPESLLPSFHPPVADAINIGMLHTSLSGSQGHDRYAPCSVADLQRHGFDYWALGHVHQRQVHSEQPFIVMPGMPQGRDINEAGAKGVTLVTIDDDGRIEIEERPIGAAVFERLSVDITDAAEWRDVLDLVTRALTRLRHEISAENLILRLSLTGSSPLAWRLKRDADLLQTELANISAGLSGCWVEKIDLLCREPRAQGDRPSREPVEELASLVESEVLPAFGFREEIRAVAEELLQQLPPELRQTLAPDEDALEELVVNAGLMGSGNVLAHLHGAAAGGD, from the coding sequence ATGCCCTTCCGCTTCGTCCACACCGCAGATCTCCACCTCGATTCACCCTTGCGCAGCCTGGCTCTCAGAAATGGGGAACTCGCCGACCTCGTGCGCGGAGCAACCCGCGGCGCATTGGCAAGCATCGTCGATCTATGCATCGCCGAAAGCGTCGACGCGCTGCTGATTGCCGGCGACCTCTATGATGGCAGCCAGACCTCCATGAACACCGCGCTTTTCCTTGCCGGTGAATTGCGTCGCCTGGACGCGACCGGTATCCGGACTTTCGTCATTCGTGGGAACCACGACGCGCAGTCCCAGGTGACGCGCGAGTTGACCTTGCCACCGTCGGTTCACGTGTTCCAGGGGCGAAGCAAGCCGATGCTTGCCAAGACACTGGCAAGCGGCAGAACGGTTCATATTCACGGGGTGAGCTTTGCCAACCCGCACGCACCGGAGAGCCTCCTGCCGTCATTTCATCCGCCGGTTGCCGACGCGATCAACATCGGCATGCTGCACACGAGCCTTTCCGGCTCGCAGGGACATGATCGCTATGCGCCCTGCAGCGTCGCCGATCTCCAACGGCATGGTTTCGACTATTGGGCGCTCGGCCATGTCCACCAGCGTCAGGTGCACAGCGAGCAACCGTTCATTGTGATGCCGGGCATGCCGCAGGGCCGCGACATCAACGAGGCGGGAGCCAAAGGTGTAACCCTCGTCACGATCGACGATGACGGGCGTATCGAAATAGAGGAGCGCCCGATCGGTGCGGCCGTGTTCGAGCGACTATCCGTGGATATCACGGACGCGGCGGAGTGGCGCGACGTACTGGATCTCGTGACCCGCGCTCTCACCCGTCTGCGGCATGAGATATCGGCGGAGAATCTCATCCTGCGCTTATCGCTGACAGGCAGCTCTCCGCTGGCTTGGCGCCTGAAAAGGGACGCGGACCTTCTGCAAACCGAACTCGCAAACATCTCTGCCGGGCTCAGTGGATGCTGGGTCGAGAAAATCGACCTTCTCTGCCGGGAACCGCGAGCGCAGGGCGATCGGCCGTCGCGGGAGCCGGTGGAGGAACTCGCCTCGCTGGTCGAAAGCGAAGTGTTGCCGGCCTTCGGCTTTCGCGAAGAAATAAGAGCTGTCGCCGAAGAACTCTTGCAGCAGCTACCGCCTGAGTTGCGACAGACGCTGGCGCCCGATGAAGACGCGCTTGAAGAACTGGTGGTGAATGCCGGCCTCATGGGGAGTGGAAATGTGCTGGCACATCTCCACGGCGCCGCCGCCGGTGGCGACTGA
- a CDS encoding ATP-binding protein: MRLQQLDLVRYGKFTARSLDFGNAKSEKPDFHLVYGPNEAGKSTLFSGFLDLLFGIERLSPYGFLHPYQTMRVGGIVETAGRRHQAYRIKRNANSLIGPDEHPLPENLFSAALGSIDRATYRTMFSLDDDSIEQGGESILKSEGELGSLLFSASSGLPDSSAVLATLRAEADAFYRHQGRKHELAELRGALDTLKAERNALDINAREYASLRKTVASARERHDGASTRRAELRVARDRTRAQLDCMPLLGRLRSVREDLARQEALPVPPSQWWSDLPALRKTETEIVARFSQLNEELRRRREELEGLPLDALALALAERFELLRETALDARYLTAARDMPSRIEELAVTSAGIEACLVRLGQKSHPDPAALLLPAAAGARLQDLVRRHATLAERLLSACEEVGKAKRQWQEADRDLARLDGSGRDLRHLAERLRLARQSDCLLRQQAASREIDRLEAELSDKLDSLRPFKGSADELAAVSIPAPGVVEAWRAEAALQAERRLRLDARIADESERQAGDEARLAALSSFGGAVDDAAANELRLRRDLAWQEHRLRLDDVTAGTFETLLKEDDRAIAFRLGQAERVAELRGLTCAITERRARLRELEEQRRVAVSERGQLDAAVGRAAGACGLPCVIPLPQLEAWLGARAAALEVRAALRAARLEHERAANEEAIMVRALQDELACVGATENLPVHLDGLLAAAERVISEAQTAAAAHRAAVEQHRRTSESLENRQITLEIAEAEMAAWQREWHEALVGTWLAGQIGQPNPQEPNPRGPNPNEIGPMLAVLQDFDKLMQRKADLDHRIAGMRKDQIAFAEAVSSLAEAFGLRESAGDPLMLFAALRDRIGFAHRQQERRGTAIVSIERMEEDLQRLHAEERLHICAKQVMLDFFGCVTLDEAGTCLDAAREQERLRQRLAELEDDLATRLGVGTCDEAEAMLAAVDETALRHELAGLEEAIDAADRDVSELHAEVRSREKALGDVEGGDSVAVLEQRRRTLLLDIENKAIGYLRLRAGVIAAEQALRLFRERHRSAMMQRASRMFMQISGGEYSGLSTHADKGQEFLIANVASGGSKLAGDLSKGTRFQLYLALRIAGYHEVAAAREALPFIADDIMETFDDDRAGRAFELMADMARVGQVIYLTHHEHLCDVARDACPSVTIHRL; encoded by the coding sequence ATGCGGCTCCAGCAACTCGATCTGGTGCGCTACGGAAAGTTCACCGCGCGCAGCCTCGATTTCGGCAACGCCAAGTCCGAAAAACCGGACTTTCATCTGGTTTACGGTCCGAACGAGGCCGGCAAGTCGACCTTGTTTTCCGGTTTCCTCGATCTGCTTTTCGGGATCGAGCGCCTCAGCCCCTATGGCTTTCTGCATCCCTATCAGACGATGCGCGTCGGTGGCATCGTGGAGACTGCCGGCAGGCGACATCAGGCGTATCGCATCAAGCGCAACGCAAACAGCCTGATTGGCCCCGACGAGCATCCGCTGCCCGAAAATCTCTTTTCGGCCGCCCTCGGCTCTATCGATCGCGCGACCTATCGCACGATGTTTTCGCTGGACGATGACAGCATTGAGCAGGGCGGTGAAAGCATCCTGAAGAGCGAGGGCGAGCTTGGCTCGCTGCTGTTTTCCGCGAGTTCCGGCCTGCCGGACAGCAGCGCCGTATTGGCGACCTTGCGTGCCGAGGCAGATGCCTTCTACAGGCACCAAGGACGCAAGCACGAACTTGCGGAGCTGAGGGGCGCGCTCGACACGCTGAAGGCCGAGCGCAACGCGCTCGACATCAACGCCCGCGAATACGCGTCGCTTCGCAAGACGGTGGCAAGTGCCCGTGAGCGCCATGATGGCGCGTCGACGCGGCGCGCGGAACTGCGCGTTGCCCGGGACCGCACACGTGCCCAGCTCGATTGCATGCCGCTTCTCGGCCGGCTTCGCAGCGTGCGGGAAGATCTCGCCCGCCAAGAGGCTCTGCCGGTGCCGCCTTCGCAATGGTGGAGCGACCTGCCGGCGCTCCGCAAAACAGAAACGGAAATCGTCGCCCGGTTTTCGCAGCTGAACGAAGAGTTGCGGCGCCGACGCGAAGAACTGGAAGGCTTGCCTCTGGACGCGCTGGCGCTGGCGCTTGCTGAGCGGTTTGAACTGCTGCGCGAAACGGCGCTCGACGCCCGCTATCTCACGGCAGCACGCGACATGCCGTCTCGTATCGAGGAGCTTGCCGTTACGTCAGCCGGTATCGAGGCCTGTCTCGTCCGCCTCGGTCAAAAAAGTCATCCCGATCCCGCCGCCCTTCTTCTGCCTGCTGCAGCCGGTGCCCGGCTGCAGGATCTCGTGCGGCGTCACGCAACGCTCGCCGAGAGGCTTTTATCCGCGTGTGAGGAGGTCGGGAAGGCGAAGCGGCAGTGGCAGGAGGCCGACCGCGACCTCGCCCGGCTCGATGGAAGCGGGAGGGATCTCAGGCATCTCGCGGAACGTCTGCGGTTGGCGCGGCAGAGCGACTGCCTGCTTCGACAACAGGCGGCAAGCCGGGAGATCGATCGCCTGGAAGCGGAGCTTTCCGACAAGCTCGACAGCTTGCGGCCGTTCAAGGGAAGCGCCGACGAGCTTGCGGCGGTCTCTATCCCGGCGCCCGGTGTGGTCGAGGCTTGGCGGGCCGAAGCAGCGTTGCAGGCAGAGCGGCGACTGCGTCTCGACGCCAGGATTGCAGACGAGAGCGAACGTCAGGCCGGAGACGAAGCGCGTCTTGCGGCGCTCAGCTCTTTCGGCGGGGCCGTGGACGACGCCGCCGCAAATGAGTTGCGCCTGCGGCGTGATCTTGCCTGGCAGGAGCATCGGCTCCGGCTGGATGACGTCACCGCGGGCACCTTCGAGACGCTGCTTAAAGAGGACGACCGAGCAATCGCGTTCCGGCTGGGGCAGGCGGAACGGGTCGCGGAGCTGCGCGGCCTGACATGCGCGATTACCGAACGCCGCGCCCGCCTGCGCGAACTTGAAGAGCAAAGACGCGTGGCGGTCAGCGAACGCGGGCAATTGGACGCCGCAGTTGGGCGAGCCGCCGGCGCCTGCGGGTTACCCTGCGTCATCCCGTTGCCGCAACTGGAAGCCTGGTTGGGGGCACGCGCCGCCGCGCTCGAAGTCCGGGCGGCGTTGCGCGCGGCGCGTCTTGAGCACGAGCGGGCGGCCAACGAAGAAGCGATAATGGTTCGCGCACTGCAGGACGAGCTTGCATGCGTTGGAGCGACCGAGAACTTGCCGGTGCATCTCGACGGCTTGCTCGCAGCGGCGGAGCGCGTCATATCCGAGGCGCAGACGGCCGCCGCCGCCCATCGTGCCGCTGTTGAACAGCATCGCCGGACCTCGGAATCACTGGAAAACCGGCAGATCACGCTCGAGATCGCGGAGGCGGAAATGGCCGCCTGGCAGCGTGAATGGCACGAGGCGCTCGTAGGGACCTGGCTCGCAGGACAAATCGGGCAGCCAAATCCGCAAGAGCCAAATCCACGAGGGCCAAATCCAAACGAGATTGGGCCGATGCTTGCGGTCCTGCAGGACTTCGACAAGCTGATGCAGCGCAAAGCCGATCTCGATCACCGAATAGCAGGCATGCGCAAGGACCAGATCGCGTTTGCCGAGGCGGTTTCAAGTTTGGCCGAAGCATTCGGGTTGCGGGAGAGCGCCGGTGACCCCCTGATGCTCTTTGCCGCCTTGCGCGATCGGATCGGTTTCGCTCACCGGCAGCAGGAGCGCCGCGGGACGGCGATCGTCAGCATTGAGCGAATGGAAGAGGACCTGCAAAGGCTGCACGCGGAGGAGCGGCTTCACATCTGCGCGAAGCAGGTCATGCTCGATTTCTTCGGCTGCGTCACGCTTGACGAAGCCGGCACTTGCCTGGACGCCGCGCGCGAGCAGGAGAGGCTCAGGCAAAGGCTCGCCGAACTCGAGGACGATCTTGCCACGCGGCTCGGCGTCGGCACCTGTGATGAGGCCGAGGCGATGCTGGCAGCGGTCGACGAGACGGCCTTGCGGCACGAACTCGCCGGGTTGGAAGAAGCGATTGACGCTGCAGATCGCGATGTCAGCGAGTTGCATGCCGAGGTGCGGAGCAGGGAAAAGGCGCTCGGTGACGTCGAAGGCGGAGACAGCGTTGCCGTACTGGAGCAGCGGCGCCGAACACTGCTTCTCGACATCGAGAACAAGGCGATCGGCTATTTGCGGTTGAGGGCAGGGGTGATCGCGGCCGAGCAGGCGCTACGGCTGTTTCGCGAGCGCCACCGCAGCGCCATGATGCAACGGGCATCCCGGATGTTCATGCAGATCAGCGGCGGCGAATATTCCGGTCTCTCCACCCATGCGGACAAGGGGCAGGAGTTCCTGATCGCCAATGTCGCCTCGGGCGGCTCGAAGCTCGCCGGCGATCTTTCGAAGGGCACGCGGTTCCAGCTCTATCTCGCTCTCCGAATCGCCGGCTACCACGAGGTTGCTGCCGCTCGGGAGGCGCTGCCGTTTATCGCGGACGACATCATGGAAACATTCGACGACGATCGCGCCGGTCGCGCTTTCGAATTGATGGCGGACATGGCACGGGTGGGACAGGTGATCTATCTTACCCATCATGAACACCTTTGCGATGTCGCGCGGGACGCTTGCCCGTCGGTAACCATTCACAGGCTGTAG
- a CDS encoding (R)-mandelonitrile lyase: protein MEIIECGSRPSVRGATEYFTGSVRQDPVLEAPHPARVRVVTVTFEPGARTAWHTHPLGQTLIVTAGRGLAQTWGGTLREIRAGDVVWFPPGEKHWHGAGPDTAMAHIAIQEALDGKVVDWLEHVTVEQYSGA, encoded by the coding sequence ATGGAAATCATCGAATGTGGATCGCGGCCTTCGGTGCGGGGCGCGACTGAGTATTTCACCGGATCGGTGCGGCAAGACCCCGTGCTAGAGGCACCCCATCCGGCGCGCGTTCGTGTCGTCACCGTGACCTTCGAGCCCGGCGCACGCACGGCGTGGCATACACACCCGCTTGGCCAGACCCTGATCGTGACGGCCGGCCGCGGATTGGCCCAAACCTGGGGCGGAACGCTACGCGAGATTCGCGCGGGCGACGTCGTGTGGTTTCCGCCGGGCGAAAAACATTGGCACGGGGCCGGGCCGGATACCGCGATGGCGCACATCGCCATCCAGGAAGCGCTCGACGGCAAGGTGGTTGACTGGCTCGAACACGTGACGGTTGAGCAGTACAGCGGAGCGTGA
- a CDS encoding NADH-quinone oxidoreductase subunit A — MTELLGSYVPIAIFIGIALVIGLALLVAPFAVAFKAPDSEKLSAYECGFNAFDDARMKFDIRFYLVSILFIIFDLEVAFLFPWAVSFRDMGWFGFWSMMVFLLVLTVGFIYEWKKGALEWN; from the coding sequence ATGACTGAACTTCTCGGTTCCTATGTTCCGATCGCGATTTTCATTGGAATCGCTCTTGTGATCGGCCTCGCACTCTTGGTCGCCCCCTTCGCTGTTGCCTTCAAGGCGCCCGATTCGGAAAAGCTGTCGGCCTACGAGTGTGGCTTCAACGCGTTCGACGACGCTCGCATGAAGTTCGACATCCGTTTCTATCTCGTGTCGATCCTCTTCATCATCTTCGATCTGGAAGTGGCGTTCCTCTTCCCCTGGGCAGTTTCGTTCAGGGACATGGGCTGGTTCGGCTTCTGGTCGATGATGGTCTTCCTCCTGGTGCTGACGGTCGGCTTTATCTATGAATGGAAGAAGGGAGCGCTGGAATGGAATTGA
- a CDS encoding NuoB/complex I 20 kDa subunit family protein, translating to MELTSGTTLVAPQPKGIIDPATGKPIGSNDAFFGEINNELADKGFLVTSTDELINWARTGSLMWMTFGLACCAVEMMQMSMPRYDAERFGFAPRASPRQSDVMIVAGTLTNKMAPALRKVYDQMPEPRYVISMGSCANGGGYYHYSYSVVRGCDRVVPVDIYVPGCPPTAEALLYGVLLLQKKIRRTGTIER from the coding sequence ATGGAATTGACCTCCGGCACCACGCTCGTTGCGCCGCAGCCGAAGGGGATCATCGATCCCGCGACCGGCAAGCCGATCGGCAGCAATGACGCTTTCTTCGGCGAGATCAACAACGAGCTCGCCGACAAGGGTTTTCTCGTTACCTCGACCGACGAGCTGATCAACTGGGCCCGCACCGGTTCGCTGATGTGGATGACCTTTGGTCTTGCCTGCTGCGCCGTCGAAATGATGCAGATGTCGATGCCGCGCTATGACGCCGAACGTTTCGGCTTCGCGCCGCGCGCCTCGCCGCGCCAGTCCGACGTCATGATCGTCGCCGGTACGCTGACCAACAAGATGGCGCCTGCGCTTCGCAAGGTCTACGACCAGATGCCGGAGCCGCGCTATGTCATCTCGATGGGGTCCTGCGCCAACGGCGGCGGCTATTATCACTATTCCTATTCGGTCGTACGTGGTTGCGACCGCGTCGTTCCCGTCGACATCTATGTGCCAGGCTGTCCTCCCACGGCAGAAGCGCTGCTTTACGGCGTGCTTCTGCTGCAGAAGAAGATCCGCCGGACCGGCACGATCGAGCGCTAA
- a CDS encoding NADH-quinone oxidoreductase subunit C — MSEALNELASYLRETRGALIADAEIKFGELTVTVTVEHVVALLTFLRDDVQCAFVNLVDVCGVDWPQRPDRFDVVYHLLSPRQNLRIRVKVQTGEGEPVPSATAVYPGADWFEREAYDMYGILFTGHPDLRRILTDYGFEGHPLRKDFPVTGFVEVRYDDEAKRVVYEPVELKQEFRNFDFLSPWEGTEYVLPGDEKAKAR; from the coding sequence ATGAGTGAAGCCCTGAACGAGCTTGCCTCCTATCTTCGCGAGACGCGCGGTGCGCTGATCGCCGATGCAGAGATCAAATTCGGCGAGCTGACCGTGACGGTCACGGTGGAACATGTCGTCGCGCTGCTGACGTTCCTGCGTGACGACGTGCAGTGTGCCTTCGTCAACCTGGTCGATGTCTGCGGTGTCGACTGGCCGCAGCGGCCGGACCGTTTCGATGTCGTCTATCACCTGCTGTCGCCGCGGCAGAACCTGCGCATCCGCGTAAAGGTTCAAACCGGCGAAGGTGAGCCTGTGCCGTCGGCGACTGCGGTCTATCCGGGCGCGGACTGGTTCGAGCGGGAAGCCTACGACATGTACGGCATTCTCTTTACCGGGCACCCGGATCTGCGCCGCATCCTGACGGACTACGGCTTCGAAGGTCATCCGTTGCGCAAGGACTTCCCGGTGACCGGTTTCGTCGAAGTGCGTTACGACGACGAGGCCAAGCGCGTCGTCTATGAGCCCGTCGAACTGAAGCAGGAATTCCGCAACTTCGATTTCCTTTCGCCATGGGAAGGGACCGAGTATGTCCTGCCCGGCGATGAGAAGGCGAAGGCACGGTAA
- a CDS encoding NADH-quinone oxidoreductase subunit D: MTEHNVRNFNINFGPQHPAAHGVLRLVLELDGEIVERVDPHIGLLHRGTEKLIETKTYLQAIPYFDRLDYVAPMNQEHAFALAVERLTGTEVPIRGQLIRVLYSEIGRILSHLLNVTTQAMDVGALTPPLWGFEEREKLMVFYERACGARMHSAYIRPGGVHQDLPHQLVEDIGKWIDPFLKTVDDIDELLTGNRIFKQRNVDIGVVKLEDAWAWGFSGVMVRGSGAAWDLRRAQPYECYSDLEFDIPIGKNGDCYDRYLIRMIEMRQSAMIMRQCVNRLLGDAKAGPVSSMDGKIVPPKRGEMKRSMEALIHHFKLYTEGYHVPAGEVYAAVEAPKGEFGVYLVSDGSNRPYRCKIRAPGYAHLQAMDFICRGHQLADVSAVLGSLDIVFGEVDR, translated from the coding sequence ATGACCGAACATAACGTCCGCAACTTCAACATCAACTTTGGCCCTCAGCATCCGGCGGCGCACGGTGTTCTCCGCCTGGTACTCGAGCTTGATGGCGAAATCGTCGAGCGCGTCGACCCGCATATCGGGCTGTTGCATCGCGGCACCGAAAAGCTGATCGAGACCAAGACCTATCTGCAGGCTATCCCCTATTTCGACCGGCTCGATTACGTTGCGCCGATGAACCAGGAACATGCCTTCGCGCTTGCGGTGGAGCGGCTGACGGGCACGGAAGTGCCGATCCGCGGCCAGCTCATCCGTGTTCTTTATTCGGAAATCGGCCGCATCCTCTCGCATCTTCTTAACGTCACTACGCAGGCGATGGACGTCGGTGCGCTGACCCCGCCGTTGTGGGGGTTCGAAGAGCGCGAAAAGCTGATGGTCTTCTACGAACGCGCCTGCGGCGCCCGCATGCACTCGGCGTACATTCGTCCGGGCGGCGTGCACCAGGACCTGCCGCATCAGCTGGTCGAGGATATCGGCAAGTGGATCGATCCGTTCCTGAAGACCGTCGACGATATCGACGAGCTCCTCACCGGAAACCGCATCTTCAAGCAGCGCAACGTCGATATCGGCGTCGTCAAGCTGGAGGATGCCTGGGCCTGGGGCTTTTCCGGCGTCATGGTGCGCGGCTCGGGTGCCGCCTGGGACCTGCGCCGCGCGCAGCCCTATGAATGCTACTCCGACCTCGAGTTCGACATCCCGATCGGCAAGAACGGCGACTGCTACGACCGCTACCTGATCCGCATGATCGAGATGCGCCAGTCGGCGATGATTATGCGCCAGTGCGTGAACCGTCTGCTCGGCGACGCGAAGGCGGGGCCGGTCTCGTCGATGGACGGCAAGATCGTGCCGCCGAAGCGCGGCGAGATGAAGCGCTCGATGGAAGCATTGATCCACCACTTCAAGCTCTATACCGAGGGCTACCACGTGCCGGCCGGCGAGGTTTATGCCGCAGTCGAAGCGCCGAAGGGCGAATTCGGCGTCTATCTCGTCTCCGATGGTTCGAACAGGCCGTACCGGTGCAAGATTCGTGCCCCGGGCTATGCGCACTTGCAGGCCATGGACTTCATCTGTCGCGGACACCAGCTCGCCGACGTCTCGGCCGTGCTGGGCTCCCTGGATATCGTTTTTGGCGAGGTAGACCGCTGA
- a CDS encoding NADH-quinone oxidoreductase subunit E yields the protein MSVRRLAEDTVQPASFAFNKENAAWAKATIKKYPKGREQSAVIPLLMRAQEQDGWVTKAAIESVADMLGMPYIRVLEVATFYTQFQLKPVGTRAHVQVCGTTPCMLRGAEDLIRVCKSKIASEPFALNESGTLSWEEVECQGACVNAPMVMIFKDTFEDLTAERLEQIIDSFEAGKGTGVTPGPQIDRVYSAPIGGPTTLLTQDPAKENSPAPANPGRAKKVSSEPAVSIPPANAARAKTASAVTNPTLKTPVTARKEAAAIAKIEGETIDKSKPAKPAVAGRPSLEDKNRPAAIEKPVAVDDLKLISGVGPKIEATLHEIGIFTFAQVASWKKAEREWVDGYLNFTGRIERDDWVKQAKALAKGGEAEYIKVFGKKPR from the coding sequence ATGTCCGTTCGTCGACTAGCCGAAGACACTGTCCAGCCAGCGAGCTTTGCGTTCAACAAAGAGAATGCTGCCTGGGCCAAGGCAACGATCAAGAAATATCCGAAGGGCCGCGAGCAGTCGGCGGTCATTCCCTTGCTGATGCGCGCTCAGGAGCAGGACGGCTGGGTGACGAAGGCAGCGATCGAGTCGGTCGCAGACATGCTTGGCATGCCCTATATCCGCGTTCTCGAAGTCGCGACGTTCTACACGCAGTTTCAGCTGAAACCCGTTGGGACACGTGCACATGTGCAGGTTTGCGGGACGACGCCTTGCATGCTGCGCGGCGCGGAGGACCTGATCAGGGTCTGCAAGAGCAAGATCGCCTCGGAGCCCTTCGCTCTGAACGAGAGCGGCACCCTGTCGTGGGAAGAAGTCGAGTGTCAGGGCGCCTGCGTCAACGCGCCGATGGTGATGATCTTCAAGGACACGTTCGAGGACCTGACAGCCGAGCGTCTGGAGCAGATCATCGACAGTTTCGAAGCAGGCAAGGGTACAGGGGTCACGCCCGGCCCGCAGATCGATCGCGTCTATTCTGCGCCGATTGGTGGTCCGACGACCTTGCTGACACAGGATCCGGCGAAGGAAAATAGCCCGGCACCGGCCAACCCCGGCCGGGCGAAGAAGGTTTCGAGCGAGCCGGCAGTCAGCATCCCTCCGGCGAATGCGGCAAGGGCGAAGACTGCGAGCGCCGTTACCAATCCGACATTGAAGACGCCGGTGACCGCCAGGAAAGAAGCGGCCGCCATCGCCAAGATCGAAGGCGAGACAATCGACAAGTCCAAGCCGGCCAAGCCCGCCGTCGCGGGCCGGCCGTCTCTCGAAGACAAGAACCGCCCGGCGGCTATCGAGAAGCCGGTGGCCGTCGACGATCTCAAGCTGATCTCGGGCGTCGGCCCCAAGATCGAGGCCACCCTGCACGAGATCGGTATCTTCACGTTTGCGCAGGTTGCCTCCTGGAAAAAGGCCGAGCGCGAATGGGTCGACGGGTACCTGAATTTCACGGGCCGCATCGAGCGCGATGACTGGGTCAAGCAGGCCAAGGCGCTCGCCAAGGGCGGCGAAGCCGAATACATCAAGGTTTTCGGCAAGAAGCCGCGGTAA